The following coding sequences lie in one Panicum virgatum strain AP13 chromosome 6N, P.virgatum_v5, whole genome shotgun sequence genomic window:
- the LOC120679931 gene encoding RPM1-interacting protein 4-like isoform X1, whose product MAQQKNAHVPKFGNWDNDGNVPYTLYFENARKGKGAGGKMINPNDPAENPEAFSIAAPSPNRSDAGRSSPAPPPPPRHERRPSDAPPRSPSPYAGSPYHRHAGGEPPRRGGGYSVEQSPVHPYSSESGGYGLVANSVERSRAKGGPRGNETPTRGSAVPKFGDWDSNPASADGYTHIFNKVREEKQTQAGKPGAFEKDAARGNAAKQHDDGYVSSKFSCFGCCK is encoded by the exons CAGCAGAAGAACGCGCACGTCCCCAAGTTCGGCAACTGGGACAACGATGGCAACGTGCCGTACACGCTCTACTTCGAGAACGCGCGCAAGGGCAAGGGCGCCGGCGGCAAGATGATCAACCCCAACGACCCCGCCGAGAACCCGGAGGCCTTCTCCatcgccgcgccgtcgccgaacCGCTCCGATGCCGGGAGGTCGTCgccggctcctccgccgcccccgcggcaCGAGCGCCGCCCCAGCGACGCGCCACCGCGGTCGCCCAGCCCCTACGCCGGGTCGCCGTACCAccgccacgccggcggcgagcctccGAGGAGAGGCGGCGGGTACAGCGTCGAGCAATCGCCGGTGCACCCGTACAGCTCCGAGAGCGGCGGCTACGGCCTCGTCGCCAACTCCGTCGAGCGGTCCCGGGCCAAGGGCGGCCCGCGCGGCAATGAGACG CCGACGAGGGGCTCGGCGGTGCCCAAGTTCGGCGACTGGGACTCGAACCCGGCGTCGGCGGACGGCTACACGCACATCTTCAACAAGGTGAGGGAGGAGAAGCAGACCCAGGCCGGGAAGCCGGGGGCGTTCGAGAAGGACGCCGCGCGTGGCAACGCCGCCAAGCAGCACGACGACGGCTACGTCTCGTCG AAGTTCTCATGCTTTGGATGTTGCAAATAG
- the LOC120679931 gene encoding RPM1-interacting protein 4-like isoform X2 codes for MAQKNAHVPKFGNWDNDGNVPYTLYFENARKGKGAGGKMINPNDPAENPEAFSIAAPSPNRSDAGRSSPAPPPPPRHERRPSDAPPRSPSPYAGSPYHRHAGGEPPRRGGGYSVEQSPVHPYSSESGGYGLVANSVERSRAKGGPRGNETPTRGSAVPKFGDWDSNPASADGYTHIFNKVREEKQTQAGKPGAFEKDAARGNAAKQHDDGYVSSKFSCFGCCK; via the exons CAGAAGAACGCGCACGTCCCCAAGTTCGGCAACTGGGACAACGATGGCAACGTGCCGTACACGCTCTACTTCGAGAACGCGCGCAAGGGCAAGGGCGCCGGCGGCAAGATGATCAACCCCAACGACCCCGCCGAGAACCCGGAGGCCTTCTCCatcgccgcgccgtcgccgaacCGCTCCGATGCCGGGAGGTCGTCgccggctcctccgccgcccccgcggcaCGAGCGCCGCCCCAGCGACGCGCCACCGCGGTCGCCCAGCCCCTACGCCGGGTCGCCGTACCAccgccacgccggcggcgagcctccGAGGAGAGGCGGCGGGTACAGCGTCGAGCAATCGCCGGTGCACCCGTACAGCTCCGAGAGCGGCGGCTACGGCCTCGTCGCCAACTCCGTCGAGCGGTCCCGGGCCAAGGGCGGCCCGCGCGGCAATGAGACG CCGACGAGGGGCTCGGCGGTGCCCAAGTTCGGCGACTGGGACTCGAACCCGGCGTCGGCGGACGGCTACACGCACATCTTCAACAAGGTGAGGGAGGAGAAGCAGACCCAGGCCGGGAAGCCGGGGGCGTTCGAGAAGGACGCCGCGCGTGGCAACGCCGCCAAGCAGCACGACGACGGCTACGTCTCGTCG AAGTTCTCATGCTTTGGATGTTGCAAATAG
- the LOC120678275 gene encoding uncharacterized protein LOC120678275: MSASSSSSGNNPFAAAAAVAITAATAQLINIKSHVPVTLDLGDSNFGTWRTFFLIAFRKFGVLDHIDGTRFANLMLDDAEWTQIDTYIVSWLYTTLSSDLLSAVIQPADDAYTTWTAITDQFLDNVVYRTVQARQQFHGLHQGDMTITEYCGRLKVLTDTLRDVGAPVSDPDLVVSLLSGLNDKFANCVTTISAARPRMTFRQARSFLLQEGIWMNTRAQKAAATALLSSSRSTGASPATPAAGSATPPSPSVPQAGGQGRAPFNSMVFS; the protein is encoded by the coding sequence ATGTCCGCCAGCTCGAGCTCGTCGGGCAACAACCCGTttgccgctgctgccgcagTAGCGATCACGGCTGCCACTGCTCAACTGATCAACATCAAGTCCCACGTTCCCGTCACGCTTGATCTTGGCGACTCCAACTTCGGCACATGGCGCACCTTCTTCCTCATCGCGTTCCGCAAGTTCGGCGTCCTCGACCACATCGACGGCACTCGGTTCGCCAACCTGATGCTTGACGACGCCGAGTGGACGCAAATCGATACTTACATCGTCTCCTGGCTCTACACCACGCTCTCCTCCGACCTCCTCTCCGCCGTCATCCAGCCGGCCGACGACGCCTACACCACCTGGACCGCCATCACCGACCAGTTCCTCGACAACGTCGTGTATCGCACTGTCCAGGCTCGTCAGCAGTTCCACGGGCTTCACCAGGGGGACATGACGATCACGGAGTATTGCGGCCGGCTCAAGGTCCTGACCGACACCCTCCGCGATGTCGGTGCTCCCGTCTCCGACCCCGACCTCGTCGTCAGCCTCCTCAGCGGCCTCAACGACAAGTTCGCCAACTGCGTCACCACCAtctccgccgcgcgccccagGATGACGTTTCGCCAAGCCCGGTCGTTCCTCCTACAGGAGGGAATCTGGATGAACACACGGGCTCAGAAggctgccgccaccgccctgctcTCTTCGTCGCGTTCCACAGGCGCCtctcccgcaacgcccgccgccggatccgcgacTCCTCCTTCTCCGTCCGTTCCGCAGGCCGGCGGCCAGGGGCGGGCCCCATTCAATTCAAtggtattcagttga